One genomic window of Chondrinema litorale includes the following:
- a CDS encoding ParA family protein, translating into MNLLNKHVVTFFKRNPAISATAVAKEANVPPASLRNAIAGGRPLPEKHLVSLFHVLKKYGFSEEDYAQANVICVVNHKGGVGKTTTTMNLGKGLALEGKKVLLIDIDPQSNLTQHCGLTTAETTIADTLLDDEPLPIQEISENLWLVPSELSLATAESKLVTDVNGWFKLKNSLRGVKSQFDYILIDCPPSLGILTNNALLTSNNVVIVIETEYLAIKGLGVILKHVDGIKNNGLNDKLNIMGLLFTKVNTTVVSKTIINELRDVYKKRVFDASIRRNIALVEAAGAGLDIFSYDSNCNGSQDYMELAKEIIER; encoded by the coding sequence ATGAACTTGTTAAACAAACACGTAGTAACATTTTTTAAAAGAAACCCAGCAATTTCTGCCACAGCAGTTGCCAAAGAAGCGAATGTTCCGCCAGCTTCATTGAGAAATGCTATAGCTGGTGGCAGACCACTCCCAGAAAAGCACTTGGTTTCACTTTTTCATGTGTTAAAAAAATATGGTTTTAGCGAAGAAGATTATGCACAAGCAAATGTAATTTGTGTAGTAAACCACAAAGGAGGAGTTGGAAAAACCACTACAACCATGAACTTGGGTAAAGGGTTGGCTTTAGAAGGAAAAAAGGTATTGTTGATTGATATTGATCCACAATCGAACCTAACACAGCATTGTGGTTTAACTACTGCTGAAACCACCATTGCAGATACTTTGCTAGACGATGAACCTTTACCAATTCAGGAAATTTCTGAAAACCTATGGTTGGTTCCGTCTGAATTATCTCTGGCAACTGCCGAATCTAAATTGGTTACCGATGTAAATGGTTGGTTTAAACTCAAAAATTCTTTGCGAGGTGTAAAGTCTCAGTTTGATTATATTCTGATAGACTGCCCTCCTTCTTTGGGGATTCTAACCAACAATGCATTACTCACTTCTAACAATGTGGTTATTGTAATAGAAACAGAGTATTTGGCAATTAAAGGGCTTGGAGTAATACTGAAACATGTAGATGGTATAAAAAATAATGGGCTCAACGATAAGCTAAATATCATGGGACTTTTATTTACCAAAGTAAATACCACTGTGGTGAGTAAAACCATCATTAACGAGTTGCGAGATGTTTACAAAAAGCGTGTTTTTGATGCATCCATTAGGAGAAATATTGCTTTGGTAGAAGCTGCCGGAGCAGGGCTGGATATTTTTTCATACGATAGTAATTGCAACGGCTCACAAGATTATATGGAACTAGCAAAAGAAATTATTGAAAGATGA